A genomic window from Triticum urartu cultivar G1812 chromosome 7, Tu2.1, whole genome shotgun sequence includes:
- the LOC125521916 gene encoding cinnamoyl-CoA reductase 1-like, whose product MTVGAESTGHGQTVCVTGAGGYIGSWMVKLLLEKGYAVRGTVRNPDDAKNAHLRDLAGAAERLVLCKADLLDGDALREAIAGCHGVFHTASPVTDDPEEMVEPAVRGTLFVIDAAAESGTVRRVVLTSSIGAIAMDPNRGADTVVDESCWSDLEFCKKTKNWYCYGKTVAERAAWEAAAARGVDLVVVNPVLVQGPALQPAVNASLTHVLKYLNGSAKTYANAVQAYVDVRDTAAAHVCVFEAPAAAGRYLCVADGAVLHREDVVTILRKFFPEYPTPSRCSDEVNPRKRPYKISNQRLRDLGLVFTPAAQCLYDTVVSFQDKGVLPVPAQHSHA is encoded by the exons ATGACAGTCGGCGCCGAGTCCACGGGCCACGGGCAGACGGTGTGCGTCACCGGCGCCGGCGGGTACATCGGCTCGTGGATGGTCAAGCTCCTCCTGGAGAAGGGGTACGCCGTGCGCGGCACCGTCAGGAACCCCG ATGACGCGAAGAACGCGCACCTGAGGGATCTCGCCGGCGCGGCGGAGAGGCTGGTGCTGTGCAAGGCCGACCTGCTCGACGGCGACGCGCTGCGCGAAGCCATCGCCGGCTGCCACGGCGTCTTCCACACCGCGTCCCCGGTTACCGACGATCCA GAGGAGATGGTGGAGCCGGCGGTGAGGGGCACGCTCTTCGTCATCGACGCTGCGGCGGAGTCTGGCACCGTCCGCCGCGTCGTGCTGACGTCGTCGATCGGCGCTATTGCCATGGACCCCAACCGCGGCGCCGACACCGTCGTCGACGAGTCCTGCTGGAGCGACCTCGAGTTCTGCAAAAAGACCAAG AACTGGTACTGCTATGGGAAAACGGTGGCGGAGCGGGCGgcgtgggaggcggcggcggcgcgcggggtGGACCTGGTGGTGGTGAACCCGGTGCTGGTGCAGGGCCCGGCGCTGCAGCCGGCGGTGAACGCCAGCCTAACGCACGTGCTCAAGTACCTCAACGGCTCCGCCAAGACGTATGCCAACGCCGTGCAGGCGTACGTGGACGTCCGCGACACCGCCGCGGCGCACGTCTGCGTCTTCGaggcccccgccgccgccgggcgCTACCTCTGCGTCGCCGACGGCGCCGTGCTCCACCGAGAGGACGTCGTCACGATCCTCCGCAAGTTCTTCCCCGAGTACCCCACCCCCAGCAG GTGCTCCGACGAGGTGAATCCGAGGAAGCGCCCGTACAAGATATCGAACCAGCGGCTCCGTGACCTGGGGCTCGTCTTCACGCCGGCGGCACAGTGCCTCTACGACACCGTCGTCAGCTTCCAGGACAAGGGAGTCCTCCCAGTCCCGGCACAGCACAGCCATGCTTAA